The Antarcticibacterium sp. 1MA-6-2 genome has a window encoding:
- a CDS encoding prolyl oligopeptidase family serine peptidase translates to MKIKDHLLILCLSLVSINISFSQQNFTHSYYPSLSKQVRTINEFGFSLSDDYANLNNLEDPIIKQWLKAQDSLAEEYFSKNDLLQDYQEKFEEYQNRENGTISMIKVNEEGNYFYMKYDYISGTDKLYFKKNLSADEVELFDPGNYDDITEVTYLEPSFDGDKIAIGYQSDENFSSRVRIFDVKNKKFYSEVITNINPSFGGIEWLPDSSGFIYLYFPVVDPNKPDYKKNSYSILHKLGNIPAKKKKIFGNSNTVIIPADFYPKVKIGSSQDKYIIGYSANSNDYYDAYIAKVSDIVSGNANWIPFFNVEQKVYTTEGEVRDEEFIFRQGNNTGNQISRIQFHSPNFNNPEVLAEGSKENPITQFNVTKDHIYYSKSKLGVEVSLWEMDKEKNITKLKTPFVPGYVTFFGGSVNTNLIGVELDGWISNYTRFIITENKDLQKEGLKTETRYPEFENLIAEQIMVKSHDGVEVPLSLIYDPNLLNSENEVFIYVYGAYGESLSSFFYPIFLDWAARGGILAFPHVRGGGEKGKEWHLQGQKTLKHNSWRDLISCAEALIEKGFTKKGLISLYTYSAGGITAGMAVNERPDLFSSYIAEVPRLNPLGLESSATTSSTSYLEYGTVKDSLEFSGLVKMDPYFNLNSENKYPPTLIMPASQDDRIPLWDSGKYIAKLQSISQGEIPILMDIDYHYGHEDQGSDETVMLYSKIFSFAMSNMRRDQ, encoded by the coding sequence ATGAAAATCAAAGATCACCTCCTAATTCTATGTTTGAGTTTAGTATCAATAAACATTTCTTTTAGTCAACAAAACTTTACTCATTCTTATTACCCATCTCTTTCCAAGCAAGTGAGGACCATAAATGAATTCGGTTTCTCTCTTTCAGATGACTATGCCAATTTGAATAATCTTGAAGACCCAATAATAAAACAATGGTTAAAAGCCCAGGATTCTTTAGCGGAAGAATACTTTTCTAAAAACGATCTTTTGCAAGATTACCAGGAAAAATTTGAAGAATATCAGAATCGTGAGAACGGAACAATCAGTATGATTAAAGTGAATGAGGAAGGAAACTATTTTTACATGAAATATGATTATATATCTGGTACAGATAAATTATATTTTAAAAAAAATCTCTCAGCAGATGAGGTGGAACTTTTTGATCCTGGAAATTATGATGATATAACAGAGGTGACCTATCTAGAACCCTCATTCGATGGAGATAAAATTGCCATTGGATATCAATCCGATGAAAATTTTTCATCTCGAGTTAGAATATTTGATGTAAAAAACAAGAAGTTTTATAGTGAAGTGATCACCAATATTAATCCATCATTTGGGGGGATTGAATGGCTACCTGATAGCTCGGGTTTTATTTATCTCTATTTTCCAGTAGTAGATCCAAATAAACCGGACTATAAAAAGAATTCATATTCTATTCTTCATAAATTAGGGAATATACCTGCTAAAAAGAAGAAGATTTTTGGCAATAGTAACACAGTTATTATCCCTGCAGATTTTTATCCAAAAGTAAAAATTGGTTCCAGTCAGGATAAATATATCATTGGATATTCTGCTAATTCCAATGATTACTATGACGCATATATTGCTAAAGTTTCAGATATAGTATCAGGAAATGCAAATTGGATTCCTTTTTTTAATGTAGAGCAGAAAGTATACACCACTGAGGGAGAAGTTAGGGACGAGGAATTTATTTTTCGGCAGGGAAATAACACCGGAAATCAAATAAGTCGTATCCAATTCCATTCCCCAAATTTTAATAATCCAGAGGTACTTGCAGAAGGATCTAAAGAAAATCCAATTACCCAATTTAATGTTACTAAAGATCATATATATTACTCAAAATCTAAGTTAGGTGTTGAAGTTAGTCTCTGGGAAATGGATAAGGAAAAGAATATAACCAAATTGAAAACTCCTTTTGTTCCGGGATATGTCACATTTTTTGGTGGGTCTGTAAATACTAATCTAATTGGAGTAGAATTAGATGGTTGGATTTCAAACTATACCAGGTTCATTATTACAGAAAATAAAGATTTACAGAAGGAGGGATTGAAAACAGAAACTCGCTATCCTGAATTTGAAAATCTTATTGCAGAGCAGATTATGGTCAAAAGTCACGATGGAGTGGAAGTGCCATTATCCCTAATTTATGATCCCAATTTACTTAACTCTGAGAACGAGGTGTTTATCTACGTATATGGAGCTTATGGAGAAAGTTTAAGTTCCTTTTTCTATCCTATTTTTTTGGACTGGGCGGCTCGCGGGGGTATTCTCGCATTTCCTCACGTAAGAGGAGGTGGAGAAAAGGGTAAAGAATGGCATTTACAGGGGCAGAAAACCCTGAAGCATAACTCCTGGAGAGACCTTATTTCCTGTGCCGAAGCATTAATTGAAAAAGGTTTTACCAAAAAAGGATTAATTTCTTTATATACATACAGTGCAGGTGGAATTACTGCAGGTATGGCCGTTAATGAACGTCCGGATCTTTTTTCTTCATACATAGCGGAAGTACCTAGATTAAATCCTCTAGGTTTAGAATCATCTGCCACTACTAGTAGTACAAGTTATCTGGAGTATGGAACAGTAAAAGATAGCCTGGAATTTTCAGGTTTGGTAAAAATGGATCCCTACTTTAATCTAAATTCGGAGAATAAATATCCACCGACTTTAATAATGCCAGCATCTCAGGATGACCGAATTCCTTTGTGGGATAGTGGGAAGTATATAGCTAAATTACAGAGTATATCACAAGGAGAAATACCAATTTTAATGGATATTGATTACCACTACGGTCACGAAGACCAGGGTAGCGATGAGACCGTGATGCTTTATAGCAAAATTTTTAGTTTTGCGATGAGTAACATGAGACGTGATCAATAA
- a CDS encoding helix-turn-helix domain-containing protein — protein sequence MAKEIITTDDLMIFKLELFDELKRLFNEQSKGKHKRYVKSGEVRKLLNISWGTLQNIRINGNLPYTKIGGTVFYDWDDIQRVMEKYKVDNTD from the coding sequence ATGGCAAAAGAAATAATTACTACTGATGATCTAATGATTTTTAAGCTGGAGTTATTCGATGAGCTTAAAAGACTTTTTAATGAGCAATCAAAAGGAAAACATAAAAGGTACGTGAAATCAGGGGAAGTGAGAAAACTACTTAATATTAGTTGGGGAACTTTACAAAATATCCGAATAAATGGGAATCTGCCTTACACAAAAATAGGAGGTACAGTCTTTTATGATTGGGATGATATACAACGAGTTATGGAAAAGTATAAGGTAGATAATACTGATTGA
- a CDS encoding RteC domain-containing protein, with translation MNFLITSEELLKEISRIEESSPSRLIAFNRIIKYCREVLEIYRKNIRVLKFRSLHEEVHFFKEAKQIPLSQLIYYTNLHALELESTSSVKYRKKYLSRKIKKINKFFQRNRKFQLYIDLEQTSMDKFYFTRKFQNEVVNYDTSLYWDPEFNTSHDILLAYLRVYKRLLPFLQRQMELIKLQRPEMELTFTHDLNWTAAKVDLIEIIYALHFSGAINNGSANIIDIVALFEVIFKQKLGNCYKKLTEIKGRKGRITKFLDEITLAFEQKVDRENEL, from the coding sequence GTGAATTTTCTAATAACATCGGAAGAACTTTTGAAAGAAATTTCAAGAATAGAGGAATCTTCACCCTCTAGACTCATTGCATTCAATAGAATTATCAAATACTGCCGCGAAGTTCTTGAAATTTACAGAAAGAACATAAGAGTTCTCAAATTTAGATCTCTACACGAAGAGGTACATTTTTTTAAGGAGGCCAAGCAAATTCCACTTAGTCAGCTTATTTACTATACAAACCTTCATGCGCTTGAACTTGAATCAACTTCATCGGTTAAATACAGAAAGAAATATTTATCTAGGAAGATTAAAAAGATCAATAAGTTTTTTCAGCGTAACAGGAAATTTCAGCTATATATTGATCTGGAACAAACTAGTATGGATAAATTTTATTTTACCCGTAAATTTCAAAATGAAGTAGTAAACTATGATACTTCGCTATATTGGGATCCTGAATTCAATACTTCTCACGATATTCTTTTAGCTTATTTAAGAGTCTACAAAAGGCTGCTTCCGTTTCTACAGAGACAAATGGAATTGATTAAACTCCAGCGCCCCGAAATGGAATTAACCTTTACACACGATTTAAATTGGACGGCCGCTAAAGTTGACCTTATTGAAATTATCTATGCATTGCATTTCTCAGGAGCTATAAATAATGGTTCTGCCAATATTATTGATATCGTTGCCCTTTTCGAAGTGATTTTTAAACAAAAGCTAGGTAATTGCTATAAAAAGCTTACAGAAATTAAGGGTAGGAAAGGGAGAATTACCAAGTTCCTGGACGAAATTACCCTGGCATTTGAACAAAAAGTAGACCGTGAAAATGAGCTATAA